The following coding sequences lie in one Stigmatopora nigra isolate UIUO_SnigA chromosome 4, RoL_Snig_1.1, whole genome shotgun sequence genomic window:
- the LOC144195651 gene encoding uncharacterized protein LOC144195651, with protein sequence MARNSGKAVRAQATLLLTLLALQGRPIPALPVHIDCSDIVFRLKLLTAMLYNETQTLLEEYNAHHGWTCRAPAIPEHAAAAANVSDPSELLADAYARSVSFKRALAKVKEYQILEWGNPRSVAPHLDQVRGNLWSQSALLEVLIRLAYPATPGTPVSGTPVVPDTPSPPRYFHAHGFAKKRFGCEQIVELRHWLPEVLGVLTADPGPCHRPAGDRH encoded by the exons ATGGCTCGCAACTCGG gtAAGGCGGTTCGGGCTCAGGCCACCCTGCTTTTGACTCTCCTGGCGCTTCAGGGGCGTCCCATACCGGCCCTCCCCGTCCACATCGACTGCTCGGACATCGTTTTCCGACTCAAGTTGCTGACGGCCATGCTCTACAACGAAACGCAGACCCTCTTGGAGGAATAC AACGCCCACCACGGGTGGACGTGCCGGGCTCCCGCCATTCCGGAACACGCGGCAGCGGCGGCGAATGTCTCCGACCCGTCGGAACTCCTGGCGGACGCTTACGCCCGCAGCGTCTCCTTCAAGCGGGCGCTGGCCAAAGTCAAGGAGTACCAGATCTTAGAATGGGGCAACCCCAGAAGTGTGGCCCCCCACCTGGACCAGGTCAGGGGCAACCTGTGGTCCCAAAGCGCCCTCCTGGAAGTCTTGATCCGCCTGGCCTACCCGGCCACACCCGGCACGCCCGTTTCCGGGACGCCCGTCGTCCCCGACACGCCCTCGCCCCCTCGCTATTTTCACGCTCACGGTTTCGCCAAGAAGCGATTTGGCTGCGAGCAAATCGTGGAACTGAGGCACTGGCTCCCCGAGGTCCTCGGGGTGCTGACGGCCGACCCGGGGCCGTGCCACCGTCCCGCGGGGGACCGGCATTGA
- the rnft2 gene encoding E3 ubiquitin-protein ligase RNFT2 isoform X1 produces MQRRHSSNTDGMPPERSRSQTVGSESVPGEGGGAFDCMKAESPTSPQQLFSGLVGVPSGAVSSAQFQAATLVLGSHPDVFIQMTTLTREEGGLRRPEGGAFLPRPPPHLQHFRQLPPPQHRTPSLLQQAAVAAAGSERHHHGPREEAAAAQEEASAPAPALSELKALVSWLQRGFPFILILLAKICFQHKLGIALAVGMASTFAYANTTFKHQVSLREERSMLVALWIATFLSGNVAYVYYAFRQEELHNSLMFSRLNLNTFDFFDLMWAVGINDFVLKFVTIGLKSFVLFLPAIFVAFKSRGKLYLLIEELSQLFRALVPIQLWYKYIMGQEPSASYFLGAALIIIYSLCKSFDICSRASALRKALLLLCRPQSYGTRAGSQQCSEAGDVCAICQAAFREPVLLSCRHVFCEECLSSWLDRERACPLCRVNVVENLRCWKDGTTSAHFQIY; encoded by the exons ATGCAGAGAAGACACAGTAGCAACACGGATGGCATGCCCCCAGAAAG GAGCCGAAGCCAAACGGTGGGATCGGAGAGCGTTCCGGGCGAGGGCGGCGGCGCATTCGATTGCATGAAAGCCGAGTCGCCCACGTCGCCCCAACAGCTCTTTTCGGGCCTGGTGGGCGTCCCGTCCGGCGCCGTGTCTTCCGCCCAGTTCCAGGCGGCCACCTTAGTGCTGGGCTCGCACCCGGATGTCTTCATCCAGATGACGACGCTGACCCGGGAAGAAGGCGGCCTCCGTCGCCCCGAGGGCGGAGCCTTCCTGCCCCGTCCTCCGCCCCACCTTCAGCACTTCCGCCAGCTGCCACCGCCGCAGCACAGGACCCCCTCTCTTCTCCAgcaggcggcggtggcggcggccggCTCGGAGAGGCACCATCACGGCCCcagggaggaggcggcggcggctcagGAAGAGGCGTCCGCCCCGGCCCCCGCCCTCTCCGAGTTGAAGGCGCTGGTGTCGTGGCTGCAGAGGGGCTTCCCCTTCATTCTCATCCTGCTGGCCAAAATCTGCTTCCAGCATAAGCTCG GTATCGCGCTGGCCGTGGGCATGGCCAGCACCTTTGCCTACGCCAATACCACCTTCAAGCATCAGGTGTCGTTGCGG gagGAGCGCTCCATGTTGGTGGCCCTTTGGATCGCCACCTTCCTCTCGGGGAACGTGGCCTACGTTTACTACGCCTTCCGCCAAGAGGAGCTGCACAACAG CTTGATGTTTTCCAGGCTCAACCTGAACACGTTTGACTTTTTCGACCTGATGTGGGCGGTGGGCATCAACGACTTTGTCCTCAAGTTCGTCACCATCGGGCTGAAAAGCTTTGTTCTCTTTCTACCCGCCATCTTTGTGGCTTTCAAGTCCAGG GGCAAGTTGTATCTGCTGATCGAAGAGCTGAGTCAGCTGTTTCGCGCTTTGGTTCCCATCCAGCTGTGGTACAAGTACATCATGGGACAAGAACCCTCGGCCAGCTACTTCCTGGGAGCTGCACTCATCATCATCTACAGCCTTTGCAAG TCGTTTGACATCTGCAGCCGTGCGTCGGCGCTACGCAAAGCGCTGCTCCTTCTTTGTCGCCCTCAG AGTTACGGCACGCGGGCCGGGAGCCAGCAGTGCAGCGAGGCCGGCGACGTGTGCGCCATTTGCCAGGCAGCCTTCCGCGAGCCCGTGCTTCTCTCGTGTCGG CACGTCTTCTGCGAGGAGTGCCTGAGCTCCTGGTTGGACCGGGAGAGAGCGTGCCCGCTGTGTCGCGTCAACGTGGTGGAGAATCTCCGATGCTGGAAGGACGGCACCACCTCCGCTCATTTTCAGATCTACTGA
- the castor1 gene encoding cytosolic arginine sensor for mTORC1 subunit 1 — MELHILDHRLRVASIAKSALASFTHPLVKLIFLRRRTRCKFFSMTETPENYTLVLDEAGFKELEASSSEQVRAESSVWLPLNVLSDANASDSSPPLGVTKIAKSVIAPLARQHVSVFMLSTYQTDFILVREQDLSVVVSTLKEEFRIFREVAGESQQVPGHNVANGLHRDGKEAVGSTLHPVLIPQNRFCVMSLDPDTLPSVATALIDVLFYSGCPAQDEAASPLSSDMERIKFFSFSLIDGYVSLVMDADTQREFPADLLFTSSSGELWRMVRIGGQPLGFDECGIVAQISGPLADRDISAYYISTFSFDHALVPEEDIASVSAMLRQQRLETPEVDAHL, encoded by the exons ATGGAGCTGCATATTCTGGACCACCGGCTGCGGGTCGCTAGCATCGCCAAGAGCGCCTTAGCGTCTTTCACGCACCCGCTCGTCAAATTGATATTTCTCCGACGTCGGACGCG ATGCAAGTTTTTCAGCATGACCGAGACCCCCGAGAATTACACGTTGGTTTTGGATGAGGCGGGCTTCAAAG AGCTGGAGGCATCGTCATCGGAGCAGGTGCGGGCGGAAAGTTCGGTGTGGCTGCCGCTCAACGTGCTGTCGGACGCCAACGCTTCGGACAGCTCGCCGCCGCTGGGCGTCACCAAGATCGCCAAGTCGGTCATCGCGCCGCTGGCGCGCCAACACGTCTCCGTCTTCATGCTGTCGACCTACCAGACCGACTTCATCCTG GTGAGAGAACAGGACCTGTCGGTTGTGGTGAGCACCCTGAAGGAAGAATTCCGCATTTTCCGCGAGGTGGCGGGAGAGTCGCAACAGGTCCCGGGACACAACGTGGCCAACGGCCTCCACCGCGACGGGAAAGAAG CCGTGGGGAGCACCCTCCACCCGGTACTGATCCCGCAGAACCGTTTCTGCGTCATGTCCCTGGACCCGGACACTTTGCCCTCCGTGGCCACGGCGCTCATCGACGTGCTCTTCTACTCGGGATG TCCCGCACAAGACGAGGCGGCATCTCCTCTGAGCTCTGACATGGAGCGCATCAAGTTCTTCTCCTTCTCCCTCATCGACGGTTACGTGTCGCTGGTCATGGACGCCGACACTCAAAGGGA GTTCCCCGCTGACCTCCTGTTCACCAGCTCCTCGGGGGAACTTTGGAGGATGGTGCGCATCGGCGGACAGCCGCTGGGCTTCG ACGAATGCGGCATCGTGGCGCAGATCTCCGGACCTCTGGCCGACCGCGACATCTCCGCCTATTACATCAGCACCTTCAGCTTCGACCATGCGCTG GTTCCCGAGGAAGACATTGCTAGCGTGAGCGCCATGCTACGTCAGCAGCGCCTGGAGACCCCCGAAGTCGACGCCCACCTTTGA
- the rnft2 gene encoding E3 ubiquitin-protein ligase RNFT2 isoform X2: MQRRHSSNTDGMPPERSRSQTVGSESVPGEGGGAFDCMKAESPTSPQQLFSGLVGVPSGAVSSAQFQAATLVLGSHPDVFIQMTTLTREEGGLRRPEGGAFLPRPPPHLQHFRQLPPPQHRTPSLLQQAAVAAAGSERHHHGPREEAAAAQEEASAPAPALSELKALVSWLQRGFPFILILLAKICFQHKLGIALAVGMASTFAYANTTFKHQVSLREERSMLVALWIATFLSGNVAYVYYAFRQEELHNRLNLNTFDFFDLMWAVGINDFVLKFVTIGLKSFVLFLPAIFVAFKSRGKLYLLIEELSQLFRALVPIQLWYKYIMGQEPSASYFLGAALIIIYSLCKSFDICSRASALRKALLLLCRPQSYGTRAGSQQCSEAGDVCAICQAAFREPVLLSCRHVFCEECLSSWLDRERACPLCRVNVVENLRCWKDGTTSAHFQIY, translated from the exons ATGCAGAGAAGACACAGTAGCAACACGGATGGCATGCCCCCAGAAAG GAGCCGAAGCCAAACGGTGGGATCGGAGAGCGTTCCGGGCGAGGGCGGCGGCGCATTCGATTGCATGAAAGCCGAGTCGCCCACGTCGCCCCAACAGCTCTTTTCGGGCCTGGTGGGCGTCCCGTCCGGCGCCGTGTCTTCCGCCCAGTTCCAGGCGGCCACCTTAGTGCTGGGCTCGCACCCGGATGTCTTCATCCAGATGACGACGCTGACCCGGGAAGAAGGCGGCCTCCGTCGCCCCGAGGGCGGAGCCTTCCTGCCCCGTCCTCCGCCCCACCTTCAGCACTTCCGCCAGCTGCCACCGCCGCAGCACAGGACCCCCTCTCTTCTCCAgcaggcggcggtggcggcggccggCTCGGAGAGGCACCATCACGGCCCcagggaggaggcggcggcggctcagGAAGAGGCGTCCGCCCCGGCCCCCGCCCTCTCCGAGTTGAAGGCGCTGGTGTCGTGGCTGCAGAGGGGCTTCCCCTTCATTCTCATCCTGCTGGCCAAAATCTGCTTCCAGCATAAGCTCG GTATCGCGCTGGCCGTGGGCATGGCCAGCACCTTTGCCTACGCCAATACCACCTTCAAGCATCAGGTGTCGTTGCGG gagGAGCGCTCCATGTTGGTGGCCCTTTGGATCGCCACCTTCCTCTCGGGGAACGTGGCCTACGTTTACTACGCCTTCCGCCAAGAGGAGCTGCACAACAG GCTCAACCTGAACACGTTTGACTTTTTCGACCTGATGTGGGCGGTGGGCATCAACGACTTTGTCCTCAAGTTCGTCACCATCGGGCTGAAAAGCTTTGTTCTCTTTCTACCCGCCATCTTTGTGGCTTTCAAGTCCAGG GGCAAGTTGTATCTGCTGATCGAAGAGCTGAGTCAGCTGTTTCGCGCTTTGGTTCCCATCCAGCTGTGGTACAAGTACATCATGGGACAAGAACCCTCGGCCAGCTACTTCCTGGGAGCTGCACTCATCATCATCTACAGCCTTTGCAAG TCGTTTGACATCTGCAGCCGTGCGTCGGCGCTACGCAAAGCGCTGCTCCTTCTTTGTCGCCCTCAG AGTTACGGCACGCGGGCCGGGAGCCAGCAGTGCAGCGAGGCCGGCGACGTGTGCGCCATTTGCCAGGCAGCCTTCCGCGAGCCCGTGCTTCTCTCGTGTCGG CACGTCTTCTGCGAGGAGTGCCTGAGCTCCTGGTTGGACCGGGAGAGAGCGTGCCCGCTGTGTCGCGTCAACGTGGTGGAGAATCTCCGATGCTGGAAGGACGGCACCACCTCCGCTCATTTTCAGATCTACTGA
- the tesca gene encoding tescalcin a isoform X3, whose protein sequence is MREGRTKGGTWRRGCVSCPSIRAPKVPLAFSGGAMGSWQARPEQQHYYHQLAQKTGFSAEQIKNLHHRFRELSANGETIRNQQEGESGRLEELDLGHFLMVMSHFRPPRHKSGEDERCAVRRQKLRFLFNMHDTDNDGTITLVEYRKVVEELLSKSGAIGHEAAKAIADAAMLEVASTNVPHMAPDEFYEGITFEHFEQILNGLEMESRMHIRFLDVDTSTVRCGKAGSTSTP, encoded by the exons ATGAGGGAGGGAAGGACGAAGGGAGGGACTTGGCGAAGGGGGTGTGTGTCTTGTCCGAGTATACGAGCCCCCAAAGTTCCGTTGGCATTCTCTGGAGGGGCCATGGGGTCGTGGCAGGCGCGTCCCGAGCAACAGCATTACTACCACCAATTGGCCCAAAAGACGGGAT TTTCGGCAGAacaaatcaaaaacctccatcaCCGATTCCGAGAACTCAGCGCAAATGGGGAGACCATCAG GAATCAACAAGAGGGAGAGTCGGGCCGCTTGGAGGAACTGGACTTGGGCCACTTCCTGATGGTCATGAGCCACTTCCGGCCCCCCCGCCACAAAAGCGGAGAAGACGAACGGTGCGCCGTGCGAAGGCAGAAGCTTCGCT TTTTGTTCAACATGCACGACACGGACAACGACGGCACCATCACGCTCGTCGAGTACAGGAAG GTGGTGGAGGAGCTGCTGTCCAAAAGCGGCGCCATCGGGCACGAGGCGGCCAAGGCCATCGCCGACGCCGCCATGTTGGAAGTGGCCAGCACCAACGTGCCGCACATG GCGCCGGACGAGTTCTACGAGGGGATTACTTTTGAGCATTTTGAACAG ATTCTAAACGGGCTGGAGATGGAGTCGCGCATGCACATCCGCTTTCTAGACGTGGACACCAGCACCGTGCGCTGCGGAAAAGCCGGCTCGACGTCGACCCCATAG
- the tesca gene encoding tescalcin a isoform X1 encodes MREGRTKGGTWRRGCVSCPSIRAPKVPLAFSGGAMGSWQARPEQQHYYHQLAQKTGFSAEQIKNLHHRFRELSANGETISRAHLESIPTLAKNPIKKQIIDAFFDKRNQQEGESGRLEELDLGHFLMVMSHFRPPRHKSGEDERCAVRRQKLRFLFNMHDTDNDGTITLVEYRKVVEELLSKSGAIGHEAAKAIADAAMLEVASTNVPHMAPDEFYEGITFEHFEQILNGLEMESRMHIRFLDVDTSTVRCGKAGSTSTP; translated from the exons ATGAGGGAGGGAAGGACGAAGGGAGGGACTTGGCGAAGGGGGTGTGTGTCTTGTCCGAGTATACGAGCCCCCAAAGTTCCGTTGGCATTCTCTGGAGGGGCCATGGGGTCGTGGCAGGCGCGTCCCGAGCAACAGCATTACTACCACCAATTGGCCCAAAAGACGGGAT TTTCGGCAGAacaaatcaaaaacctccatcaCCGATTCCGAGAACTCAGCGCAAATGGGGAGACCATCAG CAGAGCTCATTTGGAGAGCATTCCCACGCTAGCTAAAAATCCCATCAAGAAGCAAATCATCGACGCCTTCTTTGACAAAAG GAATCAACAAGAGGGAGAGTCGGGCCGCTTGGAGGAACTGGACTTGGGCCACTTCCTGATGGTCATGAGCCACTTCCGGCCCCCCCGCCACAAAAGCGGAGAAGACGAACGGTGCGCCGTGCGAAGGCAGAAGCTTCGCT TTTTGTTCAACATGCACGACACGGACAACGACGGCACCATCACGCTCGTCGAGTACAGGAAG GTGGTGGAGGAGCTGCTGTCCAAAAGCGGCGCCATCGGGCACGAGGCGGCCAAGGCCATCGCCGACGCCGCCATGTTGGAAGTGGCCAGCACCAACGTGCCGCACATG GCGCCGGACGAGTTCTACGAGGGGATTACTTTTGAGCATTTTGAACAG ATTCTAAACGGGCTGGAGATGGAGTCGCGCATGCACATCCGCTTTCTAGACGTGGACACCAGCACCGTGCGCTGCGGAAAAGCCGGCTCGACGTCGACCCCATAG
- the tesca gene encoding tescalcin a isoform X2: MREGRTKGGTWRRGCVSCPSIRAPKVPLAFSGGAMGSWQARPEQQHYYHQLAQKTGFSAEQIKNLHHRFRELSANGETIRAHLESIPTLAKNPIKKQIIDAFFDKRNQQEGESGRLEELDLGHFLMVMSHFRPPRHKSGEDERCAVRRQKLRFLFNMHDTDNDGTITLVEYRKVVEELLSKSGAIGHEAAKAIADAAMLEVASTNVPHMAPDEFYEGITFEHFEQILNGLEMESRMHIRFLDVDTSTVRCGKAGSTSTP, from the exons ATGAGGGAGGGAAGGACGAAGGGAGGGACTTGGCGAAGGGGGTGTGTGTCTTGTCCGAGTATACGAGCCCCCAAAGTTCCGTTGGCATTCTCTGGAGGGGCCATGGGGTCGTGGCAGGCGCGTCCCGAGCAACAGCATTACTACCACCAATTGGCCCAAAAGACGGGAT TTTCGGCAGAacaaatcaaaaacctccatcaCCGATTCCGAGAACTCAGCGCAAATGGGGAGACCATCAG AGCTCATTTGGAGAGCATTCCCACGCTAGCTAAAAATCCCATCAAGAAGCAAATCATCGACGCCTTCTTTGACAAAAG GAATCAACAAGAGGGAGAGTCGGGCCGCTTGGAGGAACTGGACTTGGGCCACTTCCTGATGGTCATGAGCCACTTCCGGCCCCCCCGCCACAAAAGCGGAGAAGACGAACGGTGCGCCGTGCGAAGGCAGAAGCTTCGCT TTTTGTTCAACATGCACGACACGGACAACGACGGCACCATCACGCTCGTCGAGTACAGGAAG GTGGTGGAGGAGCTGCTGTCCAAAAGCGGCGCCATCGGGCACGAGGCGGCCAAGGCCATCGCCGACGCCGCCATGTTGGAAGTGGCCAGCACCAACGTGCCGCACATG GCGCCGGACGAGTTCTACGAGGGGATTACTTTTGAGCATTTTGAACAG ATTCTAAACGGGCTGGAGATGGAGTCGCGCATGCACATCCGCTTTCTAGACGTGGACACCAGCACCGTGCGCTGCGGAAAAGCCGGCTCGACGTCGACCCCATAG
- the spring1 gene encoding SREBP regulating gene protein isoform X2 yields the protein MALRRLLRKRWVLAVVFGLSLIYFLTSTLKQEERTVRDRALLEVRDSDRRIPWKVRFNLGNSSRQTGRCRNSIQGKTLLTDELGYVCERKDLLANSCCNVNAPRSRQHVCKSCLANGCCSVYEYCVSCCLRPDKQILLERFLNRAAEGFQNLFTAVEDVFELCLAKCRTSSQSVQHENTYRNPQAKYCYGESPPELFPI from the exons ATGGCGCTCCGGCGGCTCCTGAGGAAGCGCTGGGTGCTGGCAGTGGTCTTTGGACTCTCGCTCATCTACTTTCTCACCAGCACGCTCAAGCAG GAAGAGCGGACCGTGCGTGATCGCGCACTCTTGGAGGTGAGGGACTCGGACCGTCGCATCCCGTGGAAGGTGCGCTTCAACCTGGGCAACAGCAGCCGGCAGACGGGTCGTTGTCGGAACTCCATCCAGGGCAAGACGCTGCTGACCGACGAGCTGG GTTACGTGTGCGAGCGCAAAGACTTGCTGGCAAACAGCTGCTGCAACGTCAACGCGCCGCGAAGCAGGCAACACGTCTGCAAAAGCTGCCTGGCCAACGGCTGCTGCAGCGTTTACGAGTACTGCGTGTCCTGCTGCCTGCGCCCCGACAAG CAAATTCTTCTGGAGCGCTTCCTGAACCGTGCCGCCGAAGGCTTCCAAAATCTGTTCACGGCCGTGGAGGACGTCTTTGAGCTGTGCCTGGCTAAGTGTCGCACTTCTTCACAA AGCGTTCAACACGAGAATACGTACCGGAACCCCCAAGCCAAGTACTGCTACGGGGAAAGTCCACCGGAGCTCTTCCCCATCTGA
- the fbxw8 gene encoding F-box/WD repeat-containing protein 8, whose protein sequence is MGEGELADFRERWKRELGGEKDERRRPSPPLGSAASSSPGGSQSKCEHGSGVDEPGYVSIARGLLGGRTSPLLERLEEERNKRKQKYRDDTAACRESLQHPRRKVKKEEQLLDQLIVDLNETNEIPFFDMELPYELALKIFQYLNRSDLGRCAQVSRVWRILAEDQVLWFRLCAAEGFRRDAAISDSPSWKAALRDSRVEAAEMRGNWKNRIGRMSQLHFELGKVLCHVSSCDNYVLAGYSSGDVRLWDTRHWDLPSSYLLSNHLSALSQPRPHVTHVRVAGQVAAAAYRDGCVDVWSTRVGGEPIYHQRSAGVHAGLSLSPDGSVLASAVDRDVRLDGADEHGAWRPLSQTCLPQPVQSLLSLPGVGGRRALTAASAGDSVYLLDEETRGEPGTPLHSVYAQPVTCLDASERRLAVGVAHGGWALRDGGNKIHVYDVETGKALTRVGDASGDFTCVHLDDADAPHTLLCGNKDRRVRAFDLRSGSCVASLYAHHLGVTAVRGDDWKVVSGGGEGLVCVWEWRMGSKLWEMHHRHPVRYIRLDGRTLLTANVPDDKTPRGACITDDDLTAHRRHRGAICHYDFWEESRASDAVLPICRSDYDQSDGYNYNIALAVPYDRLR, encoded by the exons ATGGGTGAGGGGGAGCTTGCTGACTTCAGGGAGCGTTGGAAACGCGAGTTGGGTGGTGAAAAAGACGAGCGGCGTCGGCCGAGTCCGCCGCTCGGCTCCGCTGCCTCCTCCAGTCCAGGTGGAAGTCAGTCCAAATGCGAGCATGGCAGCGGCGTGGACGAGCCCGGCTACGTGTCCATTGCCAGGGGCTTGTTGGGTGGCAGGACGAGCCCCCTTTTGGAGAGGCTGGAGGAAGAGAGGAACAAAAGGAAGCAGAAATACCGAGACGATACCGCCGCCTGCAGGGAATCCCTTCAGCACCCTCGGAGAAAAGTCAAGAAAGAAGAGCAGCTGCTGGATCAACTCATCGTCGACCTG AATGAGACCAACGAGATCCCCTTTTTTGACATGGAGTTGCCGTACGAATTGGCCCTGAAGATATTCCAATACCTGAACCGCAGCGACCTGGGCCGATGTGCGCAG GTGAGCAGAGTTTGGCGAATTTTGGCCGAGGACCAGGTGCTGTGGTTCAGACTGTGCGCGGCCGAGGGCTTCCGGCGCGACGCCGCCATCTCCGACTCCCCCTCCTGGAAGGCCGCCCTGCGAGACTCTCGCGTGGAAGCCGCCGAAATGCGGGGCAATTGGAAG AATCGCATCGGGCGCATGAGCCAGCTGCACTTTGAGCTGGGAAAGGTGTTGTGCCACGTCAGCTCCTGCGACAACTACGTCCTCGCCGG GTATTCTTCGGGCGACGTCCGTCTTTGGGACACGCGTCATTGGGACCTGCCGTCTTCTTACCTTCTTTCCAACCACTTGTCGGCGCTCAGCCAGCCCAGGCCGCACGTCACGCACGTGCGGGTGGCCGGCCAAGTGGCGGCCGCCGCCTACCGAGACG GTTGCGTGGACGTGTGGAGCACCCGGGTGGGCGGTGAACCCATTTACCACCAGCGCTCGGCGGGAGTCCACGCGGGGTTAAGCCTCAGCCCGGACGGTTCCGTCCTGGCGTCCGCCGTCGACCGCGACGTCCGACTGGACGGCGCCGACGAGCACGGCGCGTGGAGGCCGCTCTCCCAGACCTGCCTTCCCCAGCCC GTCCAAAGTTTGTTGTCGTTGCCCGGCGTTGGCGGGCGGCGAGCGCTGACGGCGGCGTCGGCCGGGGACTCGGTGTACCTGCTGGACGAAGAGACCCGCGGAGAGCCCGGGACGCCCCTCCACTCGGTGTACGCCCAGCCCGTCACTTGCTTGGATGCCTCGGAGCGGCGCCTGGCCGTGGGGGTGGCGCACGGCGGCTGGGCTCTGCGCGACGGCGGCAACAAG ATCCACGTGTACGACGTAGAGACGGGCAAGGCGCTGACGCGTGTCGGAGACGCCTCGGGCGACTTCACTTGCGTGCACTTGGACGACGCCGACGCCCCCCACACGCTTCTGTGCGGGAACAAAGACAGGAG GGTGCGTGCCTTCGACCTGCGATCGGGCTCGTGCGTGGCGTCCTTGTACGCCCACCACTTGGGCGTGACGGCGGTCCGTGGCGACGACTGGAAGGTGgtgagcggcggcggcgagggcCTGGTCTGCGTGTGGGAGTGGAGGATGGGAAGCAAGCTGTGGGAGATGCACCACAG GCATCCCGTCAGGTACATCCGCTTGGACGGCCGCACGCTGCTGACGGCCAACGTCCCCGACGACAAGACGCCCCGCGGGGCCTGCATCACCGACGACGACCTCACGGCTCATCGCAG GCACCGGGGAGCCATCTGCCACTACGACTTCTGGGAGGAGTCCCGGGCCAGCGACGCCGTCCTTCCCATCTGCAGGTCCGACTACGACCAGTCCGACGGCTACAACTACAACATCGCCCTGGCCGTGCCCTACGACCGCCTCAGGTGA
- the spring1 gene encoding SREBP regulating gene protein isoform X1, with the protein MALRRLLRKRWVLAVVFGLSLIYFLTSTLKQQEERTVRDRALLEVRDSDRRIPWKVRFNLGNSSRQTGRCRNSIQGKTLLTDELGYVCERKDLLANSCCNVNAPRSRQHVCKSCLANGCCSVYEYCVSCCLRPDKQILLERFLNRAAEGFQNLFTAVEDVFELCLAKCRTSSQSVQHENTYRNPQAKYCYGESPPELFPI; encoded by the exons ATGGCGCTCCGGCGGCTCCTGAGGAAGCGCTGGGTGCTGGCAGTGGTCTTTGGACTCTCGCTCATCTACTTTCTCACCAGCACGCTCAAGCAG CAGGAAGAGCGGACCGTGCGTGATCGCGCACTCTTGGAGGTGAGGGACTCGGACCGTCGCATCCCGTGGAAGGTGCGCTTCAACCTGGGCAACAGCAGCCGGCAGACGGGTCGTTGTCGGAACTCCATCCAGGGCAAGACGCTGCTGACCGACGAGCTGG GTTACGTGTGCGAGCGCAAAGACTTGCTGGCAAACAGCTGCTGCAACGTCAACGCGCCGCGAAGCAGGCAACACGTCTGCAAAAGCTGCCTGGCCAACGGCTGCTGCAGCGTTTACGAGTACTGCGTGTCCTGCTGCCTGCGCCCCGACAAG CAAATTCTTCTGGAGCGCTTCCTGAACCGTGCCGCCGAAGGCTTCCAAAATCTGTTCACGGCCGTGGAGGACGTCTTTGAGCTGTGCCTGGCTAAGTGTCGCACTTCTTCACAA AGCGTTCAACACGAGAATACGTACCGGAACCCCCAAGCCAAGTACTGCTACGGGGAAAGTCCACCGGAGCTCTTCCCCATCTGA
- the tesca gene encoding tescalcin a isoform X4, producing the protein MVMSHFRPPRHKSGEDERCAVRRQKLRFLFNMHDTDNDGTITLVEYRKVVEELLSKSGAIGHEAAKAIADAAMLEVASTNVPHMAPDEFYEGITFEHFEQILNGLEMESRMHIRFLDVDTSTVRCGKAGSTSTP; encoded by the exons ATGGTCATGAGCCACTTCCGGCCCCCCCGCCACAAAAGCGGAGAAGACGAACGGTGCGCCGTGCGAAGGCAGAAGCTTCGCT TTTTGTTCAACATGCACGACACGGACAACGACGGCACCATCACGCTCGTCGAGTACAGGAAG GTGGTGGAGGAGCTGCTGTCCAAAAGCGGCGCCATCGGGCACGAGGCGGCCAAGGCCATCGCCGACGCCGCCATGTTGGAAGTGGCCAGCACCAACGTGCCGCACATG GCGCCGGACGAGTTCTACGAGGGGATTACTTTTGAGCATTTTGAACAG ATTCTAAACGGGCTGGAGATGGAGTCGCGCATGCACATCCGCTTTCTAGACGTGGACACCAGCACCGTGCGCTGCGGAAAAGCCGGCTCGACGTCGACCCCATAG